DNA from Helicobacter pylori:
GCAAGCTCAAGCCATTCAATCCTATCCAAATCGTTTTGGGCTAAAAAGGCGTATTTTTCAGTCCTTTCACCATACACATCATAATAACAGATTTTTGGCTTGGTGGCTTGCGCCTTCTTGACAAAGAGGTTAATGGACACACCTTGCATGATATTGAAAACGTTTTCATCTTTTGCGCCTTGTGGGGTTTCCTCCTTTTTCCTAGCGTTTCCATGCAAGTTTAGGATATAAAGCTCATCGTAGCATTCTAAAAGAGAGCGCCTTAACCCCCTAAAAGTAGGGTTGTCTAAAAAAGCGTTGTTAGAGATAAAGCCAAAAAGGCCATGCCCTAACGATTCGATCTTGTTTTGAGCGAAACGCATGAATTTCACGTAATCGTCTAGGAGCCATTTAGGGTTTTTCTCCTTTTGCAGTTTGTATTTAGAGTGGAGGTTTTTAAGTTCCTTTAGGGCGTTTTTGCTGCCGCTTTCTTTTTGTTTTTGAATGTTCTTTAAAAGCGTTTGGATTTTATCGGTGAGTTTAACGTTTTTTTCAATTTCTATGGTTTGAAATTCAGGCTCTATGCCGTAAGTGGCTTTCACTTCCCATTCAAACAAGCCCTTATTCTCGCTCGCCCCGCTATAAGGGGGGTTACCGGTGATGATAAGGATATTTTCATTTTTTTTAATTTCTTGAGCGTTTGAAAGCTCTTTTTCAAAAATCGGGTTTAGCCCACGATAAGCGATGATCTCACTAGGCTGTATGAGGGTGTTGGTTAAAATGATTTTAAGCGCATCGTTTTCTTTGAGAGGTTTTTTAAATTCCTCTTTAAAGGCTTGGCTGAGGTTCAAATGAGCGATCGCATAAGGAGCGATCAAGTATTCAAACCCATAGAATTGCTTCAAGAGGTTTTGGTATTTGTCCTCTTTAGTGGAGGCGCCTCCATCGCTTGTTTTTCTCGTTTCTAGCGCTTTCCTGAACGCTTCCAATAAAAAAGTGCCGGTGCCGGTAGCAAAATCTAAGAGCTTGATGTTTTCGTTATCTAAAGCGCTTTTTAAGCCTAAGGGAGCGTCTTTGAAATGCGTTTTAAGCAGGCTATCCAAAGCGTTAATGATGAATTTCACCACAGAATCTGGGGTGTAATACACGCCCTTTTTCTCTCGCAATTTAGGGTCATAAGCGCTTAAAAAGGTTTCATAAAAGTGCAAATAAGGGTCTTTATCGTCATTCAAATCTTTAATGATAGAGCCCATATCAACATGATTGATTGAGCTTAAAATTTCATTTAAAAGCCATTGGATTTCTTTGATTGCATCAAGCTTCTTTAAAAAATCCGCCATTTCTCTGATCACAGCGAAATTTTTAGGGATAGAGCTTCTCACATTATCCAAATTAATTTTTTCAAAAGGGTGGTTGAGTTTGGCTAGAAAAAGGCTGTAAGTGAGCGTTTGAGCGAACGCATCGCTAAAGTCTTCAAAACTCAATTCTTCATAAAGATATTCTTTAAAATTGTTAAAAATGCTAGAAACTTGCATGTCTTTTTGGTATTGGATTAGAGCGTCTTTTAAATACCTGGTGGGCGCGCTTAATGCGTTTGCGAAATCTTTAGCGTTAGTAATAGGGGCTGCTTCGTGATTGAAAAAGCCTCTAAACA
Protein-coding regions in this window:
- a CDS encoding type ISP restriction/modification enzyme; this translates as MLKEYLEGIKDLTPESNEHAHRRSLYTLLKGLKENFNTEFKIEHEPKRDKQGGQPDFRVSYQGLNIGYIENKRVGTNLSQLLKSDQILKYLELNPNLMLTDYLNFVWVGKDEENKPSIKREISIASPEELSKPLKPNPQTERDLIELFRGFFNHEAAPITNAKDFANALSAPTRYLKDALIQYQKDMQVSSIFNNFKEYLYEELSFEDFSDAFAQTLTYSLFLAKLNHPFEKINLDNVRSSIPKNFAVIREMADFLKKLDAIKEIQWLLNEILSSINHVDMGSIIKDLNDDKDPYLHFYETFLSAYDPKLREKKGVYYTPDSVVKFIINALDSLLKTHFKDAPLGLKSALDNENIKLLDFATGTGTFLLEAFRKALETRKTSDGGASTKEDKYQNLLKQFYGFEYLIAPYAIAHLNLSQAFKEEFKKPLKENDALKIILTNTLIQPSEIIAYRGLNPIFEKELSNAQEIKKNENILIITGNPPYSGASENKGLFEWEVKATYGIEPEFQTIEIEKNVKLTDKIQTLLKNIQKQKESGSKNALKELKNLHSKYKLQKEKNPKWLLDDYVKFMRFAQNKIESLGHGLFGFISNNAFLDNPTFRGLRRSLLECYDELYILNLHGNARKKEETPQGAKDENVFNIMQGVSINLFVKKAQATKPKICYYDVYGERTEKYAFLAQNDLDRIEWLELAPREPFYLLLPQKTPLLEEYEQGFSVQEMFQVGGTGICSKKDHVVFHKDKESLLKLLKDFSTLEPSELRRKYDIGDDSRDWRLDNAIKEVKANANNLEEYIVSCQYRPFDYRWTYYTSNSRTFLAYPVYNVFKHMLPPPPNKP